In Rhizorhabdus phycosphaerae, the genomic stretch GAGAGGCTTGCCGGGTTGATCGGCTGACCGTGATCGGGCAGTGCATGCGCACCTTCCTTGCTTGGGGGGGCGTGGATTCTATTGAAGCGGGGAACGCGTGACGGCGACGAGGAAGAATTTCGGCAGGGCTCGCTTTTGTTCGGCGCTGCTCGTCGGCACGATGCTGGGTGGCGCGTCGCAACCGCTGTTCGCACAGGACGCCGCGCCGCCGCAGATGGCGCCAGCCCCTGCAGCCGCCCCCACTCTGGGCACGATCAAGACGGTCAACGTCTCCGGATCCGAGCGACTGGAGGCGGATACGGTCCGCTCCTATGTCAAGCTGGTGCCCGGCGAGACCTACACCCGCGAGGCGCTCGATGAAGCGCTGAAGGAGCTGTACGAGACCGAATTGTTCGCCGACGTCCAGGTTCGGGACGATGGGCAGGGCAACATCACCCTGCAGGTCCGCGAGAACCCCGTCGTGAACCGGATCGTTCTGGAGGGCAACAAGCGCCTCAAGTCGGACAAGATCAACCCGGAGATCAAGCTGGCGCCGCGCCAGATCTTTACCCGGTCGAAGGTCCGCGCCGACGTTGCGCGCATCGTCGAGCTCTATCGCCGCCAAGGTCGGTTCGCCGCGACGGTCGAACCCAAGATGGTCCAGCTGGACCAGAACCGCGTCGATATCATCTTCGAGATCAGCGAGGGCGACAAGTCCAAGGTCCGCAAGATCAACATCATCGGTAACGAGAAATTTTCCGATGGCCGTCTGCGCGGCGAGATGGCGACCAAGCAGACGGGCATCACCAAGATCTTCTCGTCGGGCACCAGCTATGATCCCGACCGCATGTCCTATGACCAGCAGAAGCTGCGCCAATATTATCTGACGCAGGGCTATGCCGACTTCCGCGTGGTGTCGGCCGTGGCCGAGCTGACGCCGGACAAGAAGGACTTCATCATCACCTATGTGGTGGAGGAAGGGCAGCGCTACAAATTCGGGGACGTCAGCCTGGAGAGCGAGATCCGCGACATCAAGGCGGACACGTTCAAATATCTGCTGCCGATGAAGAAGGGCGACTGGTACAACGCAAAGGCAGTCGAGGACACGGTCGACGCGATCACCGAGGCGACCGGCGTGTTCGGCTTCACCCCCGACGTCCGTCCGGATTTCAACCGCGACAAGGACGATCTGACGATGGGGGTGGTCTTCAAGATCAACCAGTCGCCGCGCGTCTATGTCGAGCGGATCGACATCAACGGAAACACGCACACCAAGGACAAGGTCGTCCGCCGCGAGTTCCGCCTGTCCGAGGGCGACGCCTTCAACAGCTTCAAGGTCAAGCGTTCGCGCGACCGCATCCAGTCGCTGGGGTTCTTCCAGGACAAATTCGAGATCGAACAGAAGCCGGGTTCGGCGCCCGATCGCGTCGTGCTCGAAGCCAATGTCGAGGAGAAATCGACCGGCGAACTGCAGGTGTCGGCCGGCTATTCGAGCCTCGAACGCTTCATCGTCGATCTTTCGATCCGCGAACGCAACTTCATGGGCAAGGGCCAGGAAGTCCGCGCCGGCGTAAGCTATTCGACCTATTCAAAGTCGATCGAGCTGGGCTTCACCGAGCCTTATGTGTTCGACAAGAACATCGCGGTCGGCTTCGACGTGTTCCGCCGCGACTACAACTCGTTCAACTTCTCCGGCAACGACCGCAACACCACCTATGAGCAGACGACAACGGGTTTCCAGATCCGTGCCGGCATTCCGCTGACCGAGTTCATCACGCTCGCGACGCGCTATGGCCTCAGCTATGATCAGGTGTCGTTGAACAAGTTCACCTTCTACACCGACACCAACAACGATGGCATCCGGGATACCTGCGATCCGATCGTCGCCGGGCGCTATCTGTGCGATGCGATCGGTAACCGCCTGACCTCCTCGGTCGGTTACTCGCTGGTGTTCGACAATCTGAACAACCGACTGCGGCCTACGCGCGGCCAGCGCGCGGTGTTCAGCCAGGATTTCGCCGGCCTCGGCGGCACGGTCCGCTATATCAAGACCACCGCGCAGGCGACCAAATATTGGGGCATCGGCAGCGGCTTCGTCTTCTCCGCGAGCGCGGAGGGCGGCTATATCAAGGGCCTCGGCCAGCAGGTTCGCCTGATCGACCGCTTCTATCTGGGCGAGCCGGACATGCGCGGCTTCGGCATTCGTGGCGTCGGTCCGCGCGTGATCCGGTCCTTCTATGACACGACGACCGGGACGTTCCTGACCGACCGCAATTCGCAGACGGACGATGCGCTCGGCGGCAACGCTTATTATCGTGGTCGGCTTGAGCTCGAGATTCCGCTCGGCAACGGCGCGCGCGAACTGGGCCTGCGGCCGTCGATCTTCATGGACGTCGGTGCGGTGTTCGGTGTGAGTCGGCCCCGGCTTACCGCGCCAGAGATCGCCGGATATCCGTTCCAGCTCGATGCCAATGGTAAATACCTCCCGGTCGAACGCCTAGTTCTCGATAGTCAAGGACGTCAGATCTATACGGTGCCACTTACCGATACGACCAATCCTGGAGCCTCCACGCTGTGCCAGATTGGCTACTCGGCGACGGCCAACGGTCCTTGCGTCGGCAGCTCGCAGAATACGCGGGCCTTCTCCACGATCAGCCCCTTCCGCGAGGACTTCGTCGGCAACACCGCGAAGCCGCGTCTCTCGGTCGGTTTCGGCGTGAACTGGAACTCGCCCTTCGGCCCGTTCCGTATCGACATCGCTAAAGCCCTCCTCAAGGAGAAGGGCGACAACACCAAGACCTTCCAATTCAACGTAGGGACACAGTTCTGATGAAAGCCTATCTGAAGACCGCAGCCGCCGCGGCGGCCCTGATGCTCTTGCCCGCCGCCGCCAATGCGCAGGCTGCTGCGGCCGCAACCGCTCCGGCAGCCGTCGCCGTCGTCGACCTCGACGCCGCCATCGTGAATTCGGCCGCCTTCCAGTCGGCGATGAGCCAGGTCCAGACGACCTACAAGACGCAGATCACCGCCGCGCAGACCCGCCAGACGGCGCTTCAGGGCGAGCTCAACGCGCTGCGTGCCGAGATCGAGAACCTCCAGAAGAACAGCGCCACGCCTAAGGCGACGCTCGACGCGAAGATCGCGACCTTCCAACAGAAGGGTCAGGCTGCTCAGGCCGAACTGCAGCGCCTCGCCGTGCCCTTCGCCCGCCCGCAGGCCTATGTCCGCGAGCAGGTCGAAGCCAAGGTCGAGCAGGCGCTTAAGGCCGCGATGACCGCGAAGAAGGTCGGCGTCGTGCTGCGCCCGGAAGCCGCCTTCGCCTTCCAGCCGACTTCGGACCTGACGCCCGACGTCGTGACCCAGCTCAACGCGCTCGTTCCCAGCGCCTCGATCACCCCGCCGGCCAACTGGCAGCCGGGCCAGTCGGAGCAGGCTCCGGCCGCGGCGCCGCAGGGTCGCTGATCGCAGCCCTATGAGCGACGATAGCAAGACCGTGCTTGGCCCGCTGGACGTCCGGCGGGTCATGGCCGCGATCCCGCACCGCTACCCCATGCTCCTCGTCGACCGCGTCGAGGAGCTGGTGGTGGACGAGCGCATCTCGGCCGTGAAGGCGGTGACGATCAACGAAGAGTTCTTCCAGGGCCATTTTCCCGGCCGTCCGATCATGCCGGGCGTGCTGATCGTCGAAGCGCTGGCCCAGGCGGCGGGCGTGCTGGCGGTAGAATCGCTGGGCCTCTCGGGATCGGGCAAGCTCGTCTATTTCATGACGATCGACGAAGTGAAGTTCCGCACGCCGGTCGAACCCGGCGTATTGCTGCGCCTCGACGTCGCCTTCGCGCAGAAGCGCGGCAGCGTCTGCAAGTTCGAGGGCAAGGCCTATCTGGGCGACAAGCTCGCCGCCCAGGCCAACTTCACCGCGATGATTGCCGATCCGCCCAAGGAATGATCGCCCGCGCGGGCTTCGGTGTCGGCCTTGCCAGAACGGGGCCGACACGGTAAGGGCCGCGCTTCGCTTCCCCAGGCTGGTCGGAACCAGCCATTTTTGGAGCTTCTGACGATGAAGAAAGATATCCATCCCGATTACCACCGGATCAAGGTCCAGCTGACCGACGGCACCACCTACGACACCTATTCGACCTGGGGTTCGGAAGGCGACACGCTGCAGCTCGACATCGATCCCTCGGTCCACCCGGCCTGGACGGGCGGCAAGGCCCAGCTCATGGATGCCGGCGGCCAGGTGGCTCGCTTCAACAAGCGCTTCGGCGGGCTGTCGCTCACCAAGAAGTAAGCTTGGTTCCGAGCTTCGGACATGGATATGGCTGGGCGTTCGCCCGGCCATTTTCATTTGGAGGGGAGGCCCTCCCGGAGGCGCACCGCCATGCTGTCTGATCGCGCGCGCCGCGGGCTGTTCGGGGCCGCCGTCCTGATCATCTATGGGCTGGCGATCATGCCGTCGGACAAGGCGCCCGATCTCGGCGCCGGCGACAAGATCAACCACATCGCCGCCTTCCTGTTTCTGACGCTGTTCGGCCGATGGGCGCTGCGCGGTACGGCGCGGCTGTGGCTCGCGCTGGGCCTGTCCGTTTTCGGCGCGTGGATCGAGGTGACACAGGCGATCCCGATGCTCAACCGCGACGCCAGCGCCTGGGACTGGATCGCCGACAGCGCGGCGATCGGCGTGGCGTTGCTGCTCGCCTGGCCCGTGGAAAGCCTGCTGAGGCGGCGATGATAGAGGCGCCCCGCCCGCTGGACGAAGAAGCCGATGCGTTGTTCACCCGTCTGGCGGTCGCGGCGGGGCTGAATCCGACGGATCGCTGGGTTGGCGGCTATGCAGCCTATGAGTGGGCGCATCTGCGCCATGTCCTCCGTGCTTACGGACTCGCTGTTGCGGACCGGGACCTGCTCGAGTTCGGCTGCAACGTCGGCGGCTCGCTCGTCGTTCTGGCAGCGCTGGGCGCGCGAGCGACCGGCATCGATGTCGACCCGCAAATGCCGCCGCTCGCTCTCGCCAATTGTCGACGACATGGTCTGGAAGCCAAGGCAACGGTGATCGAGGCGGGCAGGGCGCTTCCGTTTGCAGACGCCAGCTTCGACCTGATCGTCGCCAACAGCGTGCTCGAATATGTTGCCGACGATGCGCTCGCCCCGACCATCGCCGAATTCCACCGCCTGCTCCGGCAAGATGGCCGGCTACTGATCTGCGGCACCGCGAGCCGGCTGTCGCCGAAGGAAAGCCATTCGGGCCGCTGGCTCGTCAATTACTGGCCAAAAGCTTTCGACCGCTTCACCGGCCGCCCTCTCCAGCGTGGGTTATCTCCACTGGCCCTGGCAGCGGCGTTCGACGGCCGCTTCCTCCGTGTACCTGAT encodes the following:
- a CDS encoding class I SAM-dependent methyltransferase, whose amino-acid sequence is MIEAPRPLDEEADALFTRLAVAAGLNPTDRWVGGYAAYEWAHLRHVLRAYGLAVADRDLLEFGCNVGGSLVVLAALGARATGIDVDPQMPPLALANCRRHGLEAKATVIEAGRALPFADASFDLIVANSVLEYVADDALAPTIAEFHRLLRQDGRLLICGTASRLSPKESHSGRWLVNYWPKAFDRFTGRPLQRGLSPLALAAAFDGRFLRVPDGDAAWRRARIAIHGRLTPAARLCGALGRITGLGPGWMSPTIEMVLRRL
- a CDS encoding OmpH family outer membrane protein, translated to MKAYLKTAAAAAALMLLPAAANAQAAAAATAPAAVAVVDLDAAIVNSAAFQSAMSQVQTTYKTQITAAQTRQTALQGELNALRAEIENLQKNSATPKATLDAKIATFQQKGQAAQAELQRLAVPFARPQAYVREQVEAKVEQALKAAMTAKKVGVVLRPEAAFAFQPTSDLTPDVVTQLNALVPSASITPPANWQPGQSEQAPAAAPQGR
- the bamA gene encoding outer membrane protein assembly factor BamA, yielding MTATRKNFGRARFCSALLVGTMLGGASQPLFAQDAAPPQMAPAPAAAPTLGTIKTVNVSGSERLEADTVRSYVKLVPGETYTREALDEALKELYETELFADVQVRDDGQGNITLQVRENPVVNRIVLEGNKRLKSDKINPEIKLAPRQIFTRSKVRADVARIVELYRRQGRFAATVEPKMVQLDQNRVDIIFEISEGDKSKVRKINIIGNEKFSDGRLRGEMATKQTGITKIFSSGTSYDPDRMSYDQQKLRQYYLTQGYADFRVVSAVAELTPDKKDFIITYVVEEGQRYKFGDVSLESEIRDIKADTFKYLLPMKKGDWYNAKAVEDTVDAITEATGVFGFTPDVRPDFNRDKDDLTMGVVFKINQSPRVYVERIDINGNTHTKDKVVRREFRLSEGDAFNSFKVKRSRDRIQSLGFFQDKFEIEQKPGSAPDRVVLEANVEEKSTGELQVSAGYSSLERFIVDLSIRERNFMGKGQEVRAGVSYSTYSKSIELGFTEPYVFDKNIAVGFDVFRRDYNSFNFSGNDRNTTYEQTTTGFQIRAGIPLTEFITLATRYGLSYDQVSLNKFTFYTDTNNDGIRDTCDPIVAGRYLCDAIGNRLTSSVGYSLVFDNLNNRLRPTRGQRAVFSQDFAGLGGTVRYIKTTAQATKYWGIGSGFVFSASAEGGYIKGLGQQVRLIDRFYLGEPDMRGFGIRGVGPRVIRSFYDTTTGTFLTDRNSQTDDALGGNAYYRGRLELEIPLGNGARELGLRPSIFMDVGAVFGVSRPRLTAPEIAGYPFQLDANGKYLPVERLVLDSQGRQIYTVPLTDTTNPGASTLCQIGYSATANGPCVGSSQNTRAFSTISPFREDFVGNTAKPRLSVGFGVNWNSPFGPFRIDIAKALLKEKGDNTKTFQFNVGTQF
- the fabZ gene encoding 3-hydroxyacyl-ACP dehydratase FabZ, with the translated sequence MSDDSKTVLGPLDVRRVMAAIPHRYPMLLVDRVEELVVDERISAVKAVTINEEFFQGHFPGRPIMPGVLIVEALAQAAGVLAVESLGLSGSGKLVYFMTIDEVKFRTPVEPGVLLRLDVAFAQKRGSVCKFEGKAYLGDKLAAQANFTAMIADPPKE
- the rpmE gene encoding 50S ribosomal protein L31, producing MKKDIHPDYHRIKVQLTDGTTYDTYSTWGSEGDTLQLDIDPSVHPAWTGGKAQLMDAGGQVARFNKRFGGLSLTKK